A window from Triticum aestivum cultivar Chinese Spring chromosome 6D, IWGSC CS RefSeq v2.1, whole genome shotgun sequence encodes these proteins:
- the LOC123146298 gene encoding uncharacterized protein, which yields MEAVEDTTTLEAAIGWLSDTILANLPAGGKLVSWIRQAGLGNDVEKLKSEVEAVEMVVSAVQGRAAGNKPLAKSLARVKELLYDADDVVDELDCYRLQQELQPETLLEMDGHGMQQVDRSSESETIDVQGSGNSRLRFEGWIHFEITEFEQNGGPVKAMCKHCQTVLKCKTNKGTSVLHNHLKSKGCAKKRGASDPSSSTADAITIPTPVVTVSRKRTRTSQESTHITAANPNGWNKDAFSERIQDIISQLQGKHGAITRLLQILPSDYVGARSSHCQSRILDPCRRTSCVFQGKVYGRAAEKRSIKKLIQEHKPTASVTVLPIVGIGGVGKTALAQLVYNDPALESQFDRKIWIWVSNNFDEMRLTREMLTCISPETHDGICNFIKLQEVLKGHIKTKRVLLILDDVWEVMDDCVWNKLLAPFKSDNAKGNMIIMTTRKPSVANSRGTTGPINLGALGKDHFWQLFKSCTFGDESYEAQASLSDLGQEIAQKLKGNPLAAQTVGPLLRDHLTVDHWSNTLKTEAWNSLQHTGGIMSALKLSYDELPYPVQQCCSYCSIFPYGYEFIAEELVRLWISQGFVKRDHPNMSLEETGRYYLTDLVNLGLFERKGSSLGSQTQTCYAMSGLMHDFARLVSRTECATLDGLQCNEMLPNVHHLSIVTSFVYQRQDWTGNILRSEKFEFLLQNIVASVSKLRTLVLIGEYDSFFFKAFQDVFEKAHNLRMLQMSATSADFNSFMCSLVNPTRLRYLKLADGHDEQKAMPRVLSKFFHLQVLDVTFFMSLHTVHLEGCGERIVLSTLEMLRFLKRLKLRNMRSVTKVSVPSLEELVLYEMPDLQRCSCTSMGDMKSSLRVLEIQSCPALEVFDLFRKGHNYELEHKPWLPSLRKLIMCNCPLLQVQIPLPPSAILSELLIRGVSTIMKMWGSSMGTFKIECELPFAEMMPLDDRILAFHNLKDIKYLEISCCANITSISFKGLGQLNSLKSLKILLCKELFSSDDVPEQTLEDIITANNAALLALESLDIRGCGIRGTWLSLMLRHSPTLKELNLDMCPRLKQLKVEEVSSSWYLYDAFRSSVRASSVYVDDAWPGLAVDGVVHIPWNLRKITIGGCPELMFDGSREGFAGFISFEEVEEDDEEKGRCLLPQSLEQLVWSDYSRKTLRPCFVGNVTCLKKLHVDSIRLECLQLDSFTALEDLKIECCDRFVSLEGMKSVGTLRSLALVQNPRLESLQLNSCTSLERFEVHDCSSLIALEGLRSLVNLKHFEIFGSPALDSFTYEPIEGISSHSYELFPSLESLKTDDLCHLKTLFHKGLTCLRSLTLFYSDATRLTDEQERVLLLLGSLQKLSFDNCEHLVHLPPGLHGLPSLKTLKIIDCEGISELPIEGLPPSLEELEILCCSAELSKQCRLLATSKLEVEIDGCYLD from the exons ATGGAGGCGGTGGAAGACACCACAACCCTGGAGGCCGCGATCGGTTGGCTCTCCGATACCATCCTTGCAAATCTCCCAGCCGGCGGCAAGCTGGTTTCCTGGATTCGCCAAGCTGGCCTTGGCAACGACGTCGAGAAGCTCAAGTCCGAGGTCGAGGCTGTGGAGATGGTGGTCTCTGCTGTGCAGGGGAGGGCGGCCGGAAACAAGCCGCTGGCCAAATCCCTCGCTCGGGTCAAGGAGCTGCTCTACGACGCCGACGATGTGGTCGACGAGCTCGATTGCTACAGGCTCCAGCAGGAGCTCCAACCAG AGACACTGCTGGAAATGGATGGACATGGGATGCAGCAAGTTGACAGATCTAGTGAAAGTGAAACTATCGATGTACAGGGTAGCGGTAATAGCAGGTTACGGTTCGAGGGATGGATTCACTTTGAAATCACCGAGTTTGAACAAAACGGAGGGCCTGTCAAAGCAATGTGTAAGCACTGTCAAACAGTGCTCAAGTGCAAAACCAATAAGGGGACATCAGTTCTGCACAATCATCTCAAGAGCAAAGGTTGTGCCAAGAAACGTGGAGCCAGTGACCCTTCTTCAAG CACCGCCGATGCTATTACAATTCCTACCCCTGTTGTAACTGTCAGCAGAAAAAGGACGAGAACCAGTCAGGAGTCAACACACATCACTGCAGCTAACCCAAACGGGTGGAACAAGGACGCATTTTCTGAAAGGATACAAGACATCATTAGTCAACTGCAAGGGAAACACGGGGCTATCACAAGGCTTCTCCAAATACTTCCGTCCGACTATGTTGGTGCAAGGTCAAGCCACTGTCAGAGTAGAATCTTGGATCCATGCCGAAGAACATCATGTGTTTTTCAAGGGAAAGTGTATGGGAGAGCTGCAGAGAAGAGATCCATCAAAAAGTTGATACAAGAACACAAACCAACTGCCAGTGTTACTGTTCTGCCTATTGTAGGAATCGGAGGAGTTGGGAAGACAGCTCTCGCTCAGCTTGTATACAATGATCCAGCTTTGGAAAGTCAATTTGATCGCAAGATATGGATCTGGGTGTCTAACAACTTTGATGAAATGAGACTCACACGAGAGATGTTAACTTGCATCTCCCCAGAAACACATGATGGCATATGCAACTTTATCAAGCTTCAGGAGGTCTTGAAGGGTCATATTAAAACAAAGAGGGTTCTACTCATTTTAGATGATGTCTGGGAAGTCATGGATGACTGCGTGTGGAACAAATTATTGGCTCCTTTCAAGTCTGACAATGCAAAGGGCAACATGATAATCATGACAACTAGAAAACCATCTGTTGCAAACAGTAGAGGTACAACTGGACCAATTAACTTAGGTGCTTTGGGAAAGGACCATTTTTGGCAATTGTTTAAATCATGCACGTTTGGTGACGAGAGTTATGAAGCGCAAGCAAGTCTAAGTGACTTAGGACAGGAAATAGCACAAAAGTTAAAAGGGAACCCATTAGCAGCGCAAACTGTCGGGCCTCTATTAAGAGATCATCTTACTGTGGATCATTGGAGTAACACTCTGAAGACCGAAGCTTGGAATTCCCTACAACACACTGGTGGCATCATGTCTGCTTTGAAGCTTTCCTATGATGAGCTGCCCTACCCTGTGCAGCAATGCTGCTCATATTGTTCTATATTCCCCTACGGTTATGAATTTATTGCCGAGGAACTAGTTCGTCTTTGGATTTCACAGGGATTTGTGAAGCGTGATCATCCAAATATGAGTTTGGAGGAGACGGGACGATACTATCTGACTGACTTGGTGAACCTGGGCTTGTTTGAAAGGAAAGGATCCTCTCTTGGTAGTCAAACTCAAACTTGCTATGCTATGTCTGGCCTGATGCACGATTTTGCGAGGCTAGTTTCAAGAACTGAGTGTGCAACTTTGGATGGTTTGCAGTGCAATGAAATGTTGCCAAATGTACACCACTTGTCCATAGTAACCAGCTTTGTGTATCAGAGGCAGGATTGGACTGGGAATATACTTCGTAGTGAGAAGTTTGAATTTTTGTTGCAAAATATAGTTGCATCAGTGAGTAAGTTGAGGACATTGGTGTTAATTGGGGAGTATGACTCCTTTTTCTTCAAAGCATTCCAAGATGTATTTGAAAAAGCACATAATCTGCGTATGTTGCAAATGTCTGCAACATCTGCTGATTTTAATTCCTTCATGTGTAGCTTGGTAAATCCTACACGTCTTCGGTATCTAAAACTTGCGGATGGTCATGATGAGCAGAAGGCTATGCCTCGTGTTTTGAGCAAGTTTTTCCATCTTCAGGTGTTGGATGTTACTTTCTTTATGTCACTGCATACAGTTCATCTAGAGGGTTGCGGAGAACGGATAGTACTTTCAACTCTGGAAATGCTTCGATTTCTTAAAAGGTTGAAGTTGAGAAACATGCGGAGTGTAACAAAAGTATCGGTTCCGTCATTGGAGGAGCTGGTTTTATATGAAATGCCAGATTTACAGAGATGTTCTTGTACTTCCATGGGTGATATGAAATCTAGTTTAAGGGTGTTGGAGATCCAGAGTTGCCCTGCACTTGAGGTGTTTGATTTGTTTCGGAAAGGTCATAACTATGAACTGGAGCATAAGCCATGGTTGCCCAGTCTGAGGAAACTCATAATGTGCAATTGTCCTTTATTGCAAGTACAAATCCCGCTTCCGCCTTCAGCTATATTATCTGAACTATTAATCAGGGGAGTTTCAACAATTATGAAAATGTGGGGATCTTCCATGGGAACATTCAAAATTGAGTGTGAGCTGCCTTTTGCTGAGATGATGCCACTTGATGACAGAATTTTGGCGTTCCATAATCTTAAGGATATCAAATACTTGGAGATATCATGTTGCGCAAACATAACATCCATTTCATTCAAAGGATTAGGTCAGCTCAACTCTTTAAAGAGTTTGAAAATATTGTTATGCAAAGAACTTTTCTCTTCAGATGATGTGCCAGAGCAGACCCTAGAAGACATAATAACTGCAAATAATGCTGCTCTCCTGGCTCTTGAAAGTCTTGATATTAGAGGGTGTGGAATAAGGGGGACGTGGCTATCTCTAATGCTGCGACATTCGCCAACCCTGAAGGAGTTGAATTTAGATATGTGCCCGCGGTTGAAACAATTGAAAGTAGAAGAGGTTTCGTCATCATGGTATCTATATGATGCATTTCGAAGCTCAGTTCGAGCGTCATCAGTATATGTTGATGATGCGTGGCCAGGCTTAGCTGTAGACGGAGTCGTGCACATTCCATGGAATCTTAGAAAGATAACAATCGGTGGATGCCCTGAATTAATGTTTGATGGGAGTAGGGAAGGCTTTGCTGGATTTATCTCCTTTGAGGAGGTAGAGGAAGACGACGAAGAGAAGGGAAGATGTCTCCTCCCGCAATCACTTGAACAACTTGTTTGGTCTGATTATTCCCGGAAAACTCTGCGGCCCTGCTTTGTGGGTAATGTCACGTGCCTCAAAAAACTGCATGTAGATAGCATAAGGTTGGAATGTCTACAGCTGGATTCTTTTACGGCACTGGAAGATTTGAAAATTGAATGTTGTGATCGGTTCGTCTCATTAGAGGGCATGAAATCGGTTGGAACCCTCAGGTCTTTGGCATTAGTTCAAAACCCAAGATTGGAATCTCTACAGTTAAATTCCTGCACATCGTTGGAACGTTTTGAAGTTCATGATTGCAGTTCGCTCATCGCATTAGAGGGCTTGAGGTCCCTCGTGAACCTCAAGCATTTTGAAATATTCGGGTCCCCTGCCTTGGATTCCTTTACCTATGAGCCAATTGAGGGAATTTCGAGTCATAGCTATGAGTTATTCCCCTCACTGGAAAGTTTAAAGACTGATGACTTGTGTCATCTTAAGACGTTATTCCACAAGGGCCTCACCTGCCTCCGAAGCCTAACACTTTTTTATTCGGATGCAACGAGACTAACAGATGAGCAAGAGAGAGTGCTTCTGCTCCTCGGGTCCTTGCAAAAGCTCTCCTTTGACAATTGCGAGCATCTCGTGCATCTTCCCCCAGGGCTGCACGGCCTCCCTTCCCTCAAGACGTTGAAGATCATAGATTGTGAGGGCATCTCAGAGCTTCCGATAGAGGGCCTCCCACCTTCGCTGGAAGAACTGGAAATCCTCTGTTGCAGTGCCGAGTTATCAAAACAATGCAGATTGCTAGCAACAAGCAAGCTAGAGGTCGAAATTGATGGGTGCTATCTGGACTGA
- the LOC123146300 gene encoding disease resistance protein PIK6-NP encodes MEATALSIGKSVLSGALGLAKSAVVEEVALQLGVQRDKAFVTDELEMMQSFLMVAHDERGEHNKVVRTWVKQVRDVAYDVEDSLQDFVVRVDKQSWWRIPRMLLDRRHVAKQMKELRTKVEDVSQRNLRYGLIKGSSSTQPAADAAPAADAAMFGVDEARHAAKKHQARSDLAQLINKDGDDHVGVIGVWGTSGTVGHSSIIWEAYENPDVKLNFPCRAWVRVMRPFHPTEFVQSMVKQFHTAVGVGVLLEGERKEQDLAQAFNGYVNENRYLIVLTGLSTIEEWHQIKTCFPENKLGSRIIVSTEHVEVASLCPGRESTVSELKQLSAEQTIYAFYRQSSHAVTYPSKPTSRSKLSNIPENEIQEDQSNADVDGNMIAQKRLTRAYTMAGVLEEFQFIGRKQEKEDIIELIVKQDSTHQVQVIVVWGMGGLGKTTLIKNVFQSKDVSGLFEKNAFATVLRPFKLDELLRSLALQLDANKESMDFTGDTQKSIASMGVEELIKVLGRRSEGKRCLIVLDDLLAMEEWDKISPSLREIKNLVIVITTRREDIAKHCCKKPKCIGLLNGLQEKDAITLFTRKVFRNMTTDLAEQYPALVEPAKIILKKCNGLPLAIVTIGGFLADQPTKTAAEWRKLNEHINIELEMNPKFEVIKTVLMKSYDGLPYYLKPCFLYMSIFPEDRNVSRRRLTHRWIAEGYARDEATADRYFMELRERSMILPTQQSVCSIQGFDSCQLHDLIRDISIAESLEENLVFRLEEGCSLNTHGAMRHLAISSNWEGDECELEITVELSRIRSLTVFGKWKPFYISEKMRFLRVLDLEGTEGLRNHQLEHIGELLHLRYLSLRGCDEIYYLPDSVGNLRQLETLDIKGTGIAMLPRTTIKLSKLCYLHAGSGSGDKEKTYFSKCEEICEMQRDFCVGCCSLDLSDMDGFGRCEAFHLFCCLMYPNVIRGIEDSGVKVPRGTRKLKALRTLRYVHLAWGTAVIKEIKGLTGLQKLGVVGINKKNGPGFCSAISSLSHLESLSVRSVDGLNGCLDGMSTAPENLQSLKLSGSLENLLEWIKGLQNLVKLKLELSKLSGNLEAMQVLGNLPNLSILGLWDRGFIIDVLQFQTGLFRRLTVLDLFYSRMDIKLVEFEEESMPNLELLTLSLGDTKIAFSGLELLPSIREVRLSVHSYLFGTPKSSKNGGNEKMGKILYEHMKREEEINKPMQDKVRQELQTQLDRNKNRPVLKVQ; translated from the exons ATGGAGGCGACGGCGTTGAGCATCGGCAAGTCCGTGCTGAGCGGGGCCCTTGGCCTCGCCAAGTCCGCCGTTGTGGAGGAGGTGGCCCTGCAGCTGGGAGTACAGCGCGACAAGGCCTTCGTCACGGACGAGCTGGAGATGATGCAGTCTTTCTTGATGGTGGCGCATGATGAGCGAGGTGAGCACAACAAGGTGGTCAGGACCTGGGTGAAGCAGGTCCGCGACGTCGCCTATGACGTCGAGGATTCGCTCCAGGATTTTGTTGTTCGTGTGGACAAACAGTCTTGGTGGCGCATTCCTCGCATGCTTCTCGATCGTCGCCATGTTGCCAAGCAGATGAAGGAGCTGAGGACCAAAGTCGAGGACGTGAGCCAAAGGAACTTGCGCTATGGCCTCATCAAGGGCTCTAGCTCCACTCAGCCTGCCGCTGATGCTGCCCCTGCCGCTGATGCTGCCATGTTTGGTGTTGATGAAGCAAGGCATGCCGCGAAGAAACACCAAGCAAGATCGGATCTAGCCCAGCTGATCAACAAGGATGGTGATGACCATGTTGGAGTGATCGGTGTGTGGGGAACAAGTGGCACTGTTGGGCACAGCTCCATCATCTGGGAGGCCTACGAGAATCCAGACGTCAAACTGAATTTTCCATGCCGAGCATGGGTCAGGGTGATGCGTCCTTTCCATCCAACAGAATTTGTCCAGAGTATGGTGAAACAGTTTCACACAGCGGTGGGGGTCGGTGTGCTGctggagggggaaaggaaggagcaAGATTTGGCTCAGGCCTTCAATGGATATGTCAATGAGAACAGGTACCTGATTGTGCTTACTGGCCTGTCCACAATTGAAGAATGGCACCAGATCAAGACTTGTTTCCCAGAGAACAAACTGGGGAGCCGGATCATAGTATCCACGGAACATGTTGAAGTTGCAAGCCTATGCCCGGGGCGGGAAAGTACTGTATCAGAGCTCAAACAATTGTCTGCTGAACAAACCATCTATGCTTTCTACCGGCAG AGCTCTCATGCTGTTACATATCCATCAAAGCCAACATCTAGGTCAAAGTTATCCAAcatccctgagaatgagatacaaGAAGACCAATCCAATGCTGATGTTGATGGAAATATGATAGCGCAAAAGAGGTTAACACGCGCCTACACAATGGCAGGTGTTCTTGAGGAATTTCAGTTTATTGGgcgaaagcaagaaaaagaagatATTATTGAACTAATTGTAAAACAAGATAGCACTCATCAAGTTCAGGTGATAGTAGTATGGGGAATGGGTGGTCTTGGAAAAACCACTCTGATAAAAAATGTTTTCCAAAGCAAAGATGTGAGTGGCCTGTTTGAAAAAAATGCTTTCGCCACGGTCTTGCGGCCTTtcaagcttgatgagctccttagGAGCTTGGCATTGCAACTAGATGCAAACAAGGAATCCATGGACTTTACAGGTGACACCCAAAAAAGCATTGCTTCGATGGGAGTTGAAGAGTTGATTAAAGTGTTGGGCAGACGTTCAGAaggaaagaggtgtttgattgttcTCGATGACCTCTTAGCTATGGAAGAATGGGATAAAATATCGCCAAGTTTACGTGAAATAAAAAATCTGGTTATTGTGATCACCACAAGGCGAGAGGATATTGCTAAGCATTGTTGCAAAAAACCGAAGTGCATAGGTTTGCTCAACGGTCTTCAAGAAAAGGATGCAATTACCCTGTTCACAAGAAAG GTATTTAGGAATATGACTACTGATTTGGCTGAGCAATATCCTGCATTGGTCGAACCAGCAAAAATAATCCTGAAGAAGTGCAATGGACTTCCCCTTGCCATAGTCACCATAGGTGGTTTCTTGGCTGATCAACCAACAAAAACTGCTGCAGAGTGGAGGAAACTGAATGAGCATATCAATATTGAGCTGGAGATGAATCCAAAGTTTGAAGTCATAAAAACAGTCCTGATGAAAAGTTATGATGGCCTACCCTATTACCTCAAACCTTGTTTCCTGTACATGTCCATCTTTCCTGAAGACCGGAATGTTAGTCGGAGACGTTTAACTCACCGGTGGATCGCTGAAGGTTATGCGCGAGACGAGGCCACAGCAGATAGATACTTCATGGAACTCAGAGAGAGAAGCATGATATTACCAACTCAGCAATCAGTTTGCAGCATACAAGGATTCGACTCTTGCCAGCTACACGATCTGATTCGTGATATCAGCATTGCAGAGTCTTTGGAGGAAAATCTTGTTTTCAGGTTGGAGGAAGGCTGCAGCTTGAACACCCACGGCGCAATGCGTCACCTTGCCATAAGCAGCAACTGGGAGGGAGATGAGTGTGAGTTGGAGATCACCGTGGAGCTGTCCCGTATACGGTCATTAACAGTGTTTGGCAAGTGGAAGCCATTTTACATCTCTGAAAAGATGAGGTTTCTCCGGGTGCTGGACCTGGAAGGAACAGAAGGGTTAAGAAATCATCAGCTTGAGCACATTGGGGAGCTTCTTCATCTGAGATACCTCTCTCTACGAGGGTGTGATGAAATCTATTATCTCCCAGATTCTGTGGGTAATCTAAGACAACTTGAGACACTAGACATCAAAGGGACGGGTATAGCTATGTTGCCCAGAACCACCATCAAGCTTAGTAAGCTATGTTATCTGCATGCTGGCAGCGGTTCAGGGGATAAGGAGAAAACTTATTTTTCAAAGTGTGAAGAAATTTGTGAAATGCAACGTGATTTCTGTGTAGGATGCTGCTCACTGGATCTTTCAGACATGGATGGATTTGGCAGGTGTGAGGCTTTCCATCTTTTTTGCTGCTTAATGTACCCTAATGTCATTAGGGGCATAGAGGATTCTGGTGTTAAGGTGCCAAGAGGGACCAGGAAACTGAAGGCCCTCCGTACACTACGGTATGTTCACCTTGCATGGGGAACTGCCGTTATAAAAGAGATAAAAGGCCTCACTGGTCTGCAGAAGCTAGGAGTGGTCGGCATCAACAAGAAAAATGGTCCAGGTTTCTGTTCGGCCATTTCCAGTCTCAGCCATCTTGAATCATTGTCAGTGCGGTCAGTTGATGGCCTGAATGGCTGTTTGGATGGCATGTCCACAGCTCCGGAAAACCTGCAGAGCCTCAAGCTATCCGGCAGCCTAGAAAATTTGCTGGAATGGATCAAGGGGCTCCAGAATCTTGTGAAGCTCAAGTTAGAACTCAGCAAGCTATCAGGGAACCTTGAAGCCATGCAAGTCCTTGGGAACCTGCCAAACCTATCCATTCTGGGTTTGTGGGATCGTGGGTTTATTATCGATGTACTCCAGTTCCAGACTGGCCTTTTCAGAAGGCTCACGGTGCTTGATCTTTTCTACTCAAGGATGGATATTAAATTAGTGGAGTTTGAGGAAGAATCAATGCCCAATCTTGAGTTGCTGACCCTTAGCCTTGGAGATACTAAAATTGCCTTCTCTGGGCTAGAACTTCTCCCAAGCATCAGGGAAGTACGGCTTAGTGTTCATAGCTActtgtttggtacacccaaatcatcAAAAAATGGGGGAAATGAAAAAATGGGGAAAATATTGTATGAACACATGAAAAGAGAAGAAGAGATAAACAAACCCATGCAAGATAAAGTCAGGCAGGAGTTGCAGACGCAGCTTGATAGGAATAAGAATCGGCCAGTCTTGAAGGTGCAATGA